A genome region from Halorussus pelagicus includes the following:
- a CDS encoding HD domain-containing protein, which produces MGVEIKESPVTETEFEAMEDFVYEYLAASVENEDGGGRMRWYPWHSAEYRFNHILNVVDLAGTIAEQEGANVDVARVAALFHDIAKLDADQEVHAEEGARIARKYLETHGDFPESFIEEVCKAVENHSYQGDLTDLPKETQCLIEADLLDKVGANGTALMLLRMGYEARTHMDAAEMVDRVMERGKDAASRVQTDTAEGIAHKRLKRVKWFREWLEGEVPQMDHNEQSDRRTQRRP; this is translated from the coding sequence GGGAGTCGAAATTAAGGAGTCGCCCGTCACCGAGACCGAGTTCGAGGCAATGGAGGACTTCGTCTACGAGTACCTCGCGGCGAGCGTCGAAAACGAGGACGGCGGCGGCCGAATGCGGTGGTACCCGTGGCACTCCGCGGAGTACCGGTTCAACCACATCCTCAACGTGGTCGATTTGGCGGGCACCATCGCTGAGCAGGAGGGCGCAAACGTGGACGTGGCCCGTGTCGCGGCGCTGTTCCACGACATCGCCAAACTCGACGCCGACCAAGAAGTCCACGCCGAGGAGGGCGCGCGCATCGCCCGGAAGTACCTCGAAACCCACGGCGACTTCCCCGAATCGTTCATCGAGGAGGTCTGCAAGGCCGTCGAGAACCACTCCTATCAGGGCGATCTGACCGACCTACCCAAAGAGACCCAGTGTCTCATCGAGGCCGACCTACTCGACAAGGTGGGCGCGAACGGTACCGCGCTAATGCTGCTTCGGATGGGCTACGAGGCCCGGACCCACATGGACGCCGCCGAGATGGTCGATAGGGTGATGGAGCGGGGCAAGGACGCCGCCAGTCGCGTCCAGACCGACACCGCTGAAGGAATCGCCCACAAGCGCCTGAAACGCGTCAAGTGGTTCCGCGAGTGGCTGGAAGGCGAGGTGCCACAGATGGACCACAACGAGCAGTCGGACCGCCGGACACAACGACGGCCATAA